Genomic segment of Bacteroidales bacterium:
AACAAAAGTATTTTGCAGAACATCATCAGCGTCTTCGTGAATCAAAACTATTTTTCTGATGTGCCAATATAAACGTTCTTTATACTCTTCAACTATTTGATTAAAAGCTGATGTTATATCTTTTTCTTTCAATAAATGAGATATTTGGCTTTCTGTATTTGTCGAATTCATATTATGATTCATGTATTATCTTTTGACTTGCAAAATTTATAAAGGTTTAAAAGATGTTCCGACAGATATAGAATTTATTGAGATATTACCATTTTATTTTTTCTTTATTCAGAAAAGCAGCAATACCTTTTTTACAATCATTTGTTGCTCTGCTTTCTGCATTAATCTTTGCCGCATATTTTAATGCTGAATTATAATCTGTATCTTGAACTTTGTTAATCAATTGTTTAGTAAGTTTTAAAGATTCTTCGGAAGTGTTATTTATGAGTTCTTGAGCAAAGTTAAATACTGTTTTTTTAATCTCATCTTTATTAATTACCTTATTGAAAATATTCATCTCTTTTGCTTGTGATGCAGTGATTATTTTTCCGGTAAGAAGTAAATCTTTTGCTTTGGCTTCACCAATTTTCCTAATTAAAAAAACACTTACAATTGCCGGAACAAAACCAATGGATACTTCCGTATAGCCGTATTTTGCTTCCGGAACAGAGAAAATAAAATCGCAAACCGTTGCAAGGCCTGCACCGCCTGCAACAGCATGTCCTTCAACTTGTGCGATAAAAACTTTTTTTGAAATATATATCATCCGGAATAATTCCATTAAATTCTCTGAATCTTTAAGATTTTCATCATAAGAATTTGTTTGCAAGCTTTGAAGATATTCAAGATCTGCTCCGGCACAAAAGGCTTTGCCTTCGGCTTTCAGAATAATAATTTTTGCATTATTATCATTTTCGGCAAGTTTAACTGCTTGTTTTAATTCATCAATTAATTGAGCATTAAGTGCATTTCTCTTTTCGGGACGGTTTAGAGTAATGTATCCGATTCGGTCTTTAGTTGTAAGAGAAATATATTGCATTGGTTAAAAGATTATGTTTTTTCGTATTTTATGATTTTATATAAGGTTTTCAGGTCAATCAATTTAAATGCAAATGCACTTAAAATTCCTACAATCATTGTTACTGTAAATGCAATCGGTCGGTTAATGATGTATTCATTTGAAATATATGCAGAAAGAATAATCCAAAGAATAAAAGCAAAAATCACTGCAAGGATTTTATATCTTGGTTTAAAACCAAAAACTTTATGAGCTATATATACTTGCAGTCCGGCACTTAATGTTTGCGTAGCAAGACTGGCAATTGCTGCACCGTATGCTTTAAAGTTAGGAATTAATATAAAATTCAATATCAGATTTAAAATTACACCTGTCCCTGCCATTATATTCAGTTCTTTAAGATTGCCGTTAGCTGTAAGTAAAGTTCCGAAGATATATGAAGTTGCTATCGGCACAAATCCCAGAATTAATATTCCGAAAACTTTTG
This window contains:
- a CDS encoding enoyl-CoA hydratase/isomerase family protein, giving the protein MQYISLTTKDRIGYITLNRPEKRNALNAQLIDELKQAVKLAENDNNAKIIILKAEGKAFCAGADLEYLQSLQTNSYDENLKDSENLMELFRMIYISKKVFIAQVEGHAVAGGAGLATVCDFIFSVPEAKYGYTEVSIGFVPAIVSVFLIRKIGEAKAKDLLLTGKIITASQAKEMNIFNKVINKDEIKKTVFNFAQELINNTSEESLKLTKQLINKVQDTDYNSALKYAAKINAESRATNDCKKGIAAFLNKEKIKW